The DNA sequence TGTTTCCGGTCATTCGTTCCACAGACATTTACTGAGTGCAGGTGCCCAGTATGTGCAGGCACTCTGCTAGATGCTAGGGTTACAGTGATGAACAAGGTAGGTGTAGCCCTACTGTTGTTCCTTCCAGTTTATTCTCCATCCTAGGTCAGAGTGATCGTTCTAAAAGGGAGATATGACTGTGCTTCTTTACTGAGAACTGCTGGCTGCCCCCTACCCTTATGATCAAATCCAAGCCCATGACTGCGGCTTTCAGAGCCCTCCGTGAACCAGCTCTGGCCTTCCCATCTAGACTTAACCCTGTTCCACACTTCCCTTTGTTCACTGGGTTTTAACCACGCCAGCCTTTCGACTCTTGCAATACACTACATTTCTTTTCACCTCAGGATCTTCACacatgcttttccttctgccctggAATGCCTCCTCCCTGCTGCACTTGGCAAACTTTTGGATATTCTTTAGGTCTCAGCTTGAGTGTCAAGTTTTCAGAAGCTtttgttgaggggcacctggctggctcactcaatttagcatctgcctctggctcaggtcatgatcccagggtcctgggattgagccccatgtcgggctcccgggaagcctgcttctccctctgcctctgcccctctgcctgcttgtcctctctctttctctctcaaaaaaataaataaaacctttaaaaaaagaagcttttgTTGAGACATCCTCCCCCCATATGAATTATGTCCTCTTGCTGCAGCTTCACATAGCCCATGTGCTTTTCCTCATATTGTCCTCACCACTTGTGATTGTTTACTGCCCAAAGAtcagaaatatttctgaataaatGCATCCTCTCAGGGAAGGTAGTGGAAGTGGAAGCAGATATTTGATCCCTTAGGTTACTGGAGGCTTTCTAGAGCAGCTGGTCTGGGTCCTGTAGGTGTTAAATGCTTGGACTGTATGTGTAAATGTAACAGAACAGCAGGAAGacgaatcttttaaaaatctggattaAAAGGAAGCTCGGgatgattaaaatgttttaaaaggaagATGCTAGCTTGGTTCCTTCAGTGGAGTACAGTAGGCCAAGGGCTCTGGGCCACAGTCATACACGGGCAGCCTACAGACTTGCATTAGTTGGCCCACAGTGTTAGATgtggtttttcctttaaaattttgaatttaagactttcttttaaaaatcagattttggtggtgcctgggtggctcagtgggttaaagcctttgcctttggctcaggtcgtggtcccagggtcctgggatcgagccctgcaacgggctctcggctccgcagggagcctgcttcctcctctctctctgccggcctctctgcctacttgtgatatttgtctgtcgaataaataaataaaatatttaaaaaaaaatcagatttgggggcacctgcgtgactcagttggttaagcatctgccttcagctggggtcatggtcctgggatcgagtcccacattgggctccttactcagcagggagcctgcttctccctctgcctgctctaccAGTTCTGCCTGTAGCTCTccgtgcttctgctctctctctgacaagtaaataaataaaaatcttttaaaaaatcttaaaaaagaaatcagatttcTTCTATAAATTTGGATTTTGGGCTGTCTTGAAAATGAGTTCTTGTGGCtggggactttattttttttttaaccgttgCTCCTCCTATGGTATACCTGCACTGGGAAGTTACTCCCATTATCACGGCATTTGGGACAGATCTTCTCTAAGGAAGCCCAAAGGGAAACAACTGGGGGAGGTGGGAGCAGAGGAATGGGCTGCTGCAGGGCCAGGTGGTGGCAGAGCCTTTGGAACACCTGGGGTTTGGGAATTGGTATGGCAGCCAATGGCTAGACCTAAGTAGCCTTGCTTCCCTATTTGGacagggtggttttttttttttttttttagtgtgtgtgtgtgtgtgtgtgtgtgtgtgcgcgcgtgtgcgcgtgcgtgcgcgCCGGTGTCTGTTTGCCAGAACAACAGTGATTTTTCAGTGTGTCCTTCCCAGAATTGAGGCATCCTTTGGATGGAATGCAGGAATGCAGGGTGGCCTGGGAAGGGAAAAGATCTCTCTGCTGATTTTCTTGCCTGCAGAAAGAAACCCAGACTCCTGAGTTGGACACACAGGGTCTTACTGATCTGGCCCCAGCTGACCTTTGCAGCTCCATTCTTGGTCCTTTCATCTTCTAGGTCTTCTGGCTGTTTCAGTGACTTCAAACTCTTGTCTGTGCTGTTTTCTCCGCCCGGGAAGCCTTTCCCTAGCCTCCTCACTTGGTACGTTCTTGCTgatgcttcattcctttttgtgttttctgctAGAAAGAGATGGAACCAACTTTGGTCCAAGTTCAGGACAGCATGTCTGTGGCAGACATTGTGGGTAATATCTTTATTCCCGGCTTATTTTTTAACTCTCAGTTTTAAGTCATGCAGATGTCCTCTTTTTTACTTGCTTTTGGTGTTATGCTAGGGCTGTGCTGGAAGAGCTTTTTCATGTCCTTGTGGGTACATTATTGGGGACAAATATACTTATGGCTTCTCACAACTTAGTTCGAATGTTACTCCCTCACCCTGTTAACTGCTCTGTTCTCCTGCAACACTTGCGTGATATTTCTGTAAAAGCACTTAACACAGTATACTTTCTCAGTTTCCATGTCTGTCTTCCTCCAGCTAAACTATGTGCTCCTCCAGGGCGGGCACCATGTCGCCCTCATCCTTGTACCCCCCGCATCTAGCAGTGTTGGCATGTAGTAGGCACTCAAGAAATGTGTGTTGAACGAACGATGCCTGTGACAAGCAACTGGACTTTATTCTTTCCTGACCCTTGCTCCTATGACACACCTCCCGGCTGCCACTAGCACCCcttcagagcagagcagagcttcTCTAGGGAAGCCGGAAGGGAAAcaggtgaggctcagagaggtggaggcagagggaaggggagcctTTGGAGGAGCGTCTGGGGTTTTGGCACTGGTGTctgggggcaggagtggggcTGGGCTGGAAGTGGGCATTTCCTTGGGTGGCTGGGAAGTGATCGGGGACTGAGGCTGCTTTCTTCACAGCTATGGCCAAGGATATCCTGGGGGAAGCTGGGCTGCACTTTGACGAGCTGAACAAGCTGCGCGTGTTGGACCCTGAGGTTACCCAGCAGACCATAGAGCTCAAGGAAGAATGCAAGGACTTTGTGGACAGTGAGTATCATTTGGGGAGATGTGGTGCCACTCGGCTTTGTGTCAACTGTGCTCCGCCCCCACACCCCACGCAGCTGTCGTCCCTGCCAGAATGGGCCTAGTGGCTCCCTGGAAGTTGTGTCTGGCCTTTGTGAATTCCCACGTACCAGCGACCTTGTCTCCCTGCTCTCTAATGCTCGCATGTAGTCAGATACAGAGCACGGATCAAGACAaatggtgaggggcacctgggtggctcagtgggttgagctgctgccttcggctcaggtcatgatctcagggtcctgggatcaagtcccacatcgggctctctgctcagcagggggcctgcttctcctctctctgcctgcctctctgcctacttgtgaattctgtcaaataaataaataaaatcttaaaaaaaaaaaaaaaagacaaatggtgaAATAGAGAGAGGCTATCCCATCCTTGATTTTTTTGCTCTCAGAAACCTTGGAACAGAACTAGAACTTGAGGGTAGGAAAGAGTTAGGTACTCACGATTTGATTTCCTGAAAGTTCAACAGACTCACTGAGGTCATTTTTTAGCTAGTTATCCAGGACACCTGTCCTAGCCTGTCCTAGCAGGCAAGTAAGCCCAGTGGCTGTGAATACAGAGCAGCTCTTGCTAAAGCAGGGATTTCTGTGGTTGTTGTTGAAGAGCAGGGATTTCTGAGCTTTCTAGGCTCTCCTTAGTCTCTACAGCGCTTGGCTGGTGAAAGGCAGCGTGGGCTTTGTGGCCAGTCTTCTCACTGCATGCTGTCCTTCCTCCCTGGGGTCTAGTTCACTCCTCGGTAGAATGAGGTCCTACCACACCCAAGGACGCTGAAAGAAGCAAATGGGAGATGAGGCCCTTAAATGTTTCGAGTTCTGTATTAGCTCTGGTCATGGTTGGCAAGGCCCTGCCCCCTAACCACCATTAACTGACATCTAGTTCCTTATCTGGGGCTAGTCAGGAGGCTCTGTTCATGTCCTGAGTCAGTCCTTCCATGAATGTGGCCCTTTGTGCTTCCTGTCACTCCtgggaaagcaggagagagagtgcGCGGAGGATGGGCACATCAGGGTTCTCATACCTAAGGTTAATAGTcactggctggctcatttgggaCTCACAGTCCAGTGGGCCCTCGTCCAGCTCTGGGCACCTGGCCACCCTTCTCCTGGTTTAGACTAAGGGCGGAAGACTTTAGGTCAGCAGGCACCAAATTGTTTTGACACAATTTAGAAGGGGCAGTTAGCCATGCCCTCTTGCCATAAGGGAACACTGAGGGAGTGGGgatgcagagaaaataaaatctttttttctgttctttccctgAAAGAAATTGGCCAGTTTCAGAAAATAGTTGGCGGTTTAATTGAGCTTGTTGACCAGCTtgcaaaagaagcagaaaatgagAAGATGAAGGTAAGATCAGCATGTCTTCGCAATCTTGGCCCATTCActcttcctctgccatcttgactttttcttggggaggggggtgtgggcttttctttatttaaaacagGATTTTAGTAACGAGCACAGTTAACCTTCTGTTAAACTCTTACATGCCAGTACATTTTGTCATTCTTTCCTTTAACCGTCAGATCACCGAGATAGGTGGTTTTATGCTCATTTTATAAGGAAGCAATGTGGGCATGCAGGGTGTCAAGGACTTGGCAAATGACCCCAGGCTAAGTGGCACATCAAATGGGCCGCTAACCACCTGTGTGCCAGAGTTGGGGATGCTCGTAGACCTGCTCCGAAACTGCCGTCTGGGTGTCGTCAGGCACTTGGGGTCATGCTGGTAGTCTCCTCCTCATTTCTGAGGCTCTGGGGCTCAGCTGTCTTGCCAGCTGGACACTGAGATAGCCCCAGTGGCCCTTCCTTGGCTGAGGACTTAATGCTGAAGACAGTTTTAATGAAGCCATAACCTTCTTTGGTGATACTGTTTTTCTAGGCCATTGGTGCTCGGAACTTGCTCAAATCTATAGCAAAACAGAGAGAAGCCCAACAGCAGCAACTCCAAGCACTAAtagcagaaaagaaaatgcagcttGAAAGGTAAGAAGTTATGATGTAAAGCAAGTTCTTTACTTAATTGcaattctatttttccttctcgAATGGTCACCTCTTATCCTTCTTCATCAGGGATAGTGTCTCACTTGTCTCCCAGGAATAGTGTCTCACTTGTCATCCTGATTtgaagatttgaaaaataaaattacaggggcacctgggtggctcagtaaaacatctgccttaagctcaggttatgattccggggtcctgggattgagcccacattgggctccctgctcagcagggagtctgcttcgccctcccactgcttgtgttccctctcttactgtgtgtctgtcaaataaataaaatatttaaaaaaataaaattacatttgctgaaaggaaaaaaaaatttttttaaaagattttgagagagagacggcgagagagggagcacaaacagggggagtaggagagggagaagcagtttccctgccaagcagggagcccgatggggggcttaatcccaggactccggaatcatgacctgagcttaaggcagatgatttactgagccacccaggtgccccaagtaaatTTCTTAATACAAAACCACCTCTAATATTGAGAGCTTGAAAGCTCAGGTAGCAAGTGTCCGGAGTCAGCTGGTTCTCCTAAAGGAAAACACTTCTTGGGGCTGGAGACTTCTCATGTGTGGCCCTGGGGTGGgctttgcctctttgttctttctttcttttttttttttttaaagattttatttacccacttgacagagagagatcacaagtaggcagagaggcaggcagagagaggggagaaagcaggctccccgccaagcagagagcccgatgcgggactcgatcccaggaccctgagatcatgacctgagccgaaggcagaggcttaacccactgagccacccaggcgccctgttttttcttttttaaaaagatttatttgagagagagagagagagatcacaagcaggcagagagaagggggaagcaggctctctgctaaggagagcctgacgcggggctcgatcccaggaccctgagatcctgacctaagccaaaggcagaggcttaacccactaagccacccaggcaccccactctttGTTCTTCTTACCCTAACTTCTACATTGTGTACTCACAGTATTTCTTGGCATCgtttaaatcatttttcttcttctctagaaGAATTAAATGCATGgtttatttcatccatttttagggCTTCTaacaattttgtttttcaggtaTCGGGTTGAATATGAAGCTCTGTGTAAAGTAGAAGCAGAACAAAATGAATTTATTGaccaatttatttttcagaaatgaacTGAAAATTTTATAGGagggcaaaaaaacaaacaaaacccaaaaaaacctcTATACTGTTCCAGTGACTTGACTAATGGCCCACGTATGTCCTGAGAGATGGTGTGTAAGGAATGCAGCATCTCTGAAGGCAGTAAACAAATCAGGGAGCTTGTCACAGATGTCCGTGTGCAGCTGCTGGTGAACACCCATGGCCACGGTGGTCCAGGCTCTTACCTCTTGGCATTCTTAACCTGACCTGAGCAGTCTGTAaactcgatttttttttttttttgtaatttcacaAAGCTTTGGAAAGGAAGAGCAATAAATTATTGTTTTCAAATGCTTTGATCTCCCTCTTTTCCTGGTGCCTTTGAAGTGTACGTTTAACACCTTGAGAGAACCCTGGACTCTTGCAACCCTCCCTCGGCCACGAAACAAGTCAGGCAGTGGTCAGCAGGTGCCTTTATTTGGACCGGACACATGAGTCAGACAATACTCCCAACAAACAGACCAGCATGGCCTgtgagcaaaacagacaaaaagaggGAACCAGACAGGACCAGTTCTCATTTCCCATGTGTGTTcacaggtatgtgtgtgtgttttgagttgACCTTGAGTATGATTTAGAGAAAGCAAGGAACCCAGTGAAGCAAGCTAGCGTTTACACAATGGACATGTCATGCCTTGCTGCCCCTTTACTTAGAGAACAAGCCAGGAAGGATGACGAAACTCTCAGGAAATGTGCAGTTATCCAACAGGAAGCACACGACACATCAGGTGTGAGGCACCAGACCTCAGAGGGAAGGGACTTAATTTCAGGTAGTCTGTAAAAACATAGAAGATTAAGGTTTGGAAAGAAGGAatcaggagattaaaaaaaaaaaaaaagtcttttctggGATGACCTGTTTAATACAGAAACAAAACACCTTCAAGCTTAATCCATTTCTGAAAGTCAGGCCAGAGCTGACCCTTGAGTAAAATTGAGTTCAGGCCTCTTGCAGAAGCTTTCCCCCAACCAAgggtggaggggggaaaaaaaaaagtcatgatagTTTTTAATGCATATTAAAGAGGCATAATTTCAAActtaacaatgaccccagaaatcCCACTCTTCATTTTGCTGATAAAGGATATGCTGCAAAGAATCAGGAGTCAAGAGTTTTAATCACATGTGCACTGTGGGTCAGGGGACTCATGAACATGCCAAGCAGACCACGTTTCTTGGAAGTTTATCCGGGATCTGGTCTGTTCCTGCTCACAGTGGAACTCGGGGCCACGGGGAGGTATTTGGCACTGCTTCCCTATAAGCCAGCCCACACCCTTCTGTCTGTGCTCAGCTGACTGGTCTGTTGGCGCCAGTGTCCTCAGAAGGCGAAGTTCTGATGTGGCTCCTGCCAGAGTCTTGCTCTTTGTGTGTTGCTGGTGTGTTTCAAATGCTACTGGAGACATGGGTTCTGAGCAGTTTTCCTCATACTGGGTCCAACAGGAAAACCACGCTGTGGGCTTCTCCCCCTGGGGCCAGTCGTTACAGCTGtcattcattttttcttccttttctcctcgtaCTTGTAGTAGGGGCTCCGCAACATGAAAAGCAGAAGCATAAGAGGGATGAGAAAGTAGGGGGCATAGACAGAGACGAGGGTAAGTCTTTCGTGGAAAGTCTTAGGTCCTTGTCCTTTGAAACCACTGGCTTTGGAGAAATCATCAAATAGAAACGTTGAGAGGATTGGAATGAGCGTTGTCATGGTGTGAACGGAATAGATGATTGCAGGGGTGCGGATCCACCTGCAGCCTCCtgaagtggggagtgggggagagaagcaTTAGGTCTGCTCATGACCCTAGGGGGGACCCCCCCCCGTTTTTCTCCATGCCTGCTCGCTCCCTCCAGTTGAATCCTCCCCTCCTAGGGCAAACGAATGGAGGACTGGGGGTGCTCTAATGCCGCCTAGCGCCCGGAACTGGGGCTCTAGCACAGGGACCGCCAGAGAACCAAGGGCGGGGGTTCAAGCTGGATTCAGAACAACTCTGTGGCAGTAAAATGGACATTAACAGTTGACAcgaggccgggggcggggcctgaggccgggggcggggcctgccaACAGCATCTGTTAAGGAATTACATATAGGTGAGAAGACCAACAGCTTCTGCCAAGACACAGAGTTGGGGGGCTCCACTGGGAAAAAGGGTGTATGAGCTTAGTTACTATGTACGTGAGTTCGGCCCCCATCTTTATAAAAGCGTTAGTCCCAGGGGAACACTGTAagaaaagaagaagtgaaacCCTTCTGGGATGATGCTACTGCATAAAAGCCAGTCTGGTGCTATCCAAGTCAGAAACACAAAAGCCAATGATGAAAGGAAAATTCTGCAGGGgtaaaaacaaacgaacaaaaaaccccccaaaacaataaaaaggaacaagttCAATCTGCAAGCAGCCCCTGGTGCAGGAGAGGTTCCCAGCTAAGCACAGGCACAGGCCTGCACCCCAAGTAACGTCCTTTTATGTGACCTCCCctgccatccccaccccacccgagGTCACCCTCACAGGGACTGCTCCCCTTCGCCAAGACACTTTCCCAAAAGATTTCTGGGACCtcatttcaaaaatcaaaaatggGATTTCCCCACTAGCTACCGACCTCTCAAGAAGGCGTACGCCGCTATGGGAAAGAAAGGCAGCTGGAACACAAGCTCGCAAAACAGGAAGGACTTAAACCACGCTGGGGGGGCCTGAAGCAGAGGGTCTTTGAACTCCTTCGTGTACCACTTCAGCAGGTTTGTCagctgaggaaagagaaaggtCATCGTGAGTACAGCTACCTGGTGGGATAGGCCGCAGCTCCGTCCCACCGCAGCCCAGGTGGTCACTTCCGAACAACTCGCTAGATCCTCCGAGAAGCTTCGCTCAGTTCTCCCACACCCTCTGGGCTACACAGCATCTGTTCACGACTCCGTGACAACACACAGCCCGCTGTGTTGCCCACATTGGTGAGCAATGGAGGCCGGCACACAGTAGGCGGAATGAGCACACAAAGGCAATGGATCTGTCAACAGTCTCCTTCTTGGTCAAGGACAGATGTGGAAAGCATCCTACCATCCAGCCTGGAACAGGAGTGGCCGCACACCTGGCTCCAAGGCCCAGACCACTTCAAACACAGAAATGAACCGAGTTTGCCTtttggggtgggctggggggtgTGGCGGGGATGGAAGAAGGGAGATCAATTTAACCTCTATGAAGATGCAATTTTTGACAATTCAATCCCTAAATCTCAAGCTCCTCATCATTCTTAACTATTCTAGTTCTGAAGAGTGTTCTTTTAGGAGACCAGGAGGGTATTTGTAGAACACACTGCCCAAACCACAAGCTACAGAGCTTCTAGGCTGTGTCACCGCCCGACAGTTAGCAGTCTGGGTTCCAGCTGGCTGCCCACCCCGCTAACCACTGTTAAATCAGAAACTGTGCATCCATGAAGACACGGCTGCcagcagaggaaggaagcaggaaggtTTGAGGTTGCCCCTTTTGTGCCCTTTGTAAAAGCCCAAAGCCCAGGGCTCCCCACACCACACAGACTACTGAAGGTCTGTTGCATTTTACACCCTGTCTTGATACACCAGCCTCCAAAACCAAAAACGTTTCTTGATCTCATGATAAATCAAAGCAACTTCCAGTGTCAGAATTCAGCCTGTAATGGAAAATCCAAAGATGtttttcctgttaatttttaatcaaaagaTAAAGGCTCACTATTGTGAAATAAAGGCCTCACTGCTGAAAGCAGCCTTTAAGCAAATATCCAGAAACAAACATTTTGTTAGCCTGATCTTACTTTCAGAAAGGCTGTGGCTCAATGACCAGTTTATCTACCAAGTGATACCGAATTCGTACttgatttgaaataaaaatcttacagcAATACTCTTGGCTTCCTTCTAGGCACTTCTCAGGGTGGTAATGGGATAGAAAATACTCATAAAAAAGTCCCTGCACCTCTCCTgggctctgtttcctcatcagcaGAACAAGCAACTTGGACCAAATATTTAAGGTCCTTTTTGgctttctagattttcttttcttttttttaaagattttatttatttgacagcaagacagggaacacaagcagggggagtgggagagagagaagcaggctttcttcTGTGCTtggaggtggggctcaatcccgggaccctgggatcatgacctgtgccgaagtcAGATGCAGGCGCCCTGCTTtctagattttcttaaaaaaaatatttaagggaatGACCTGCTCTGAAGATTTACCCTAAGATTTACAAGGCATTCTCTGATTtgtttgaatttcattttctattcaaTTTGTATACAACCTCTCAGATCAACCTATTTCCTAAATCTAGACAGTTCTATATAGCCTGGTGATTTCTAAGGGCTGCAGGATGAGATTAGCAAAACTTAAAATAATCTAATCAGCCAGCTCTGGAAGTAAATCAATTAGGACCCAAGCACCTGCCCACAGTCACATAATAGCCACATGATGCCAGACCAAGGCCTGGATAAGGGCAGATGGAAGGCAACTCATTGGTCCTTGGCCGAGTGAAGAGCATGGGACGTGGGGGCCCAATTCCTGGCTCTGGGCAAAGTGCTTAATCTCACGGAATTTGTTTTCCAATTATAGTACTTAGCTCACTATTGGTAAGATGAAAGGACTTAATGTACATGGTCCTTAGAACAATGGCAAGCACACAGTAAATGTTACCATTacataattaaatgtaattaacCCATATTCAGAGAAATTCAAGTTTAATCCTATTAAAATCTCAGCATGCAACTGTTGTTAGTAAGAATTATTCCTATTAGCTAAGACCCCAAAAAAGGTTTATACCTGACTCACATTTGACTCAACTTACCACTCTTACCCATTAAACTTTTCACCTGGCCTTTGCACAAGGATTTCTAAACCATGAGTTGCAAAGGTACTTCTCTACCTTAGAATGAGGGCATGAaggtgtctggttggctcagttggttaagcgttctactcttgatttccgctcgggtcaggatctcagggtcatgagatcgagccccattctgggctccttgctgggcatggagcctgcttaagattctctccctctgcctttgcccctcctcgatcatgctctctctctctcttaaaaagaagaacaagagcaCAGACTGATTTCACACATAGACgctcacctttttaaaatttgttttgaagattttatttatttgacagagagggagagcacagcaggagaaggagaagcaggcttctcattgaggggctcgatcccaggaccctggatcatgacccgagctgaaggcagaagcctaaccaactgagccacccaggcgctccccgtCTTTCCTTATTGTAGCAGAAGCAATGCTCCCCAGCTGCAAACAATATTACAAAATGCTTCCCCATCTTCTCCAAGTTCTAAGTCAAACAAAATCCTTACTGTTTCATAGTAAGAGTTTGTCCAATTGTTGATCTGTTCAAACCAAGGAAGGTATTTAATTGGCAAATTTTAGCCCAACCATTATGGGAGCTCTGCAAACTTTTTAGTGCTAGGGGAAAATTCCTTCTATGTAGGGAAGAAAAACACAGCAGATGTTAAGATTTGGCACTTTTTCAAAGAGAACCTGAGAAGAACTcaaggattttattatttccccATAAAGAACCAACAAAACCTTCAAACTCTACTCCAAAGCAACAAGAGTGAAAAGAGAcacagccttttaaaaataggatgCCCCCGTGTTGCTAACACCTTCAAATGGcatcagacagacagacacacacatgcacaatttGGCCAGATCCTGCTTGCAGTGGCCCATGACCTTTTACAGTAAGTCAATATTATAAAGGTGAGAAAACTTGACCAAATCAAATATATAAGCTTAAATGGGGTCTTTATGGCACTCCATGCATTTTTATTGTATTCAGTGAGTGGGGAGCAAGGACCTGGGGGAATAGCACATTCAGAAAAGATAAagtcccagggcgcctgggtggctcagtgggttgagctgctgccttcggctcaggtcatgatctcagggtcctgggatcgagtcccgcatcgggctctctgctcagcggggagcctgcttccctctccctctctctgtctgcctgcctctccgtctacttgtgatctctgtcaaataaataaataaaatctttaaaaaaaaaaaataaagtcccagCTGTTAAGTCAG is a window from the Neovison vison isolate M4711 chromosome 5, ASM_NN_V1, whole genome shotgun sequence genome containing:
- the IFT20 gene encoding intraflagellar transport protein 20 homolog; its protein translation is MAKDILGEAGLHFDELNKLRVLDPEVTQQTIELKEECKDFVDKIGQFQKIVGGLIELVDQLAKEAENEKMKAIGARNLLKSIAKQREAQQQQLQALIAEKKMQLERYRVEYEALCKVEAEQNEFIDQFIFQK
- the TMEM97 gene encoding sigma intracellular receptor 2; protein product: MMGALGARRGLEWLLGLYFLSHVPITLLLDLQVVLPRELYPVELTNLLKWYTKEFKDPLLQAPPAWFKSFLFCELVFQLPFFPIAAYAFLRGGCRWIRTPAIIYSVHTMTTLIPILSTFLFDDFSKASGFKGQGPKTFHERLTLVSVYAPYFLIPLMLLLFMLRSPYYKYEEKRKKK